In Geminicoccaceae bacterium, a single window of DNA contains:
- a CDS encoding long-chain fatty acid--CoA ligase translates to MTQETIAENLVKTFHNVVSAEGDRPFLWSKKNGSYQAHSWIEVEREVSLVANALFALGLSVGDRVLLVSENRPEWFISDMAVLTAGGITVPAYTTNTINDHRFLLDHSGASIAICSSGTPAQRLLQALKGHGSLKALLFMDDIGVRPELPFPVLTWTEVAELGRQGPGIDRSDEIGQDDLACFIYTSGTGGQPKGVMLSHGNILANVRGARELLKLVDVGDKDVFLSFLPLSHSYEHTAGQFFPMAVGAQIYYAESVESLSRNLAEARPTILPCVPRLYEVLRAKILAGVQRQGGLQEKLFNRTLLLGSKHYLTNGRLNPMETVLNLVLDRLVRRKVQERFGGRLKAMVSGGAPLNHEVGMFFVSLGLPVLQGYGQTEASPVISANVPGKARIDSVGPPLDGVELKIADDGEILIRGANVMKGYWRDEEATASAIVDGWLHTGDVGEFDDQGRLRITDRKKDIIVNSGGDNISPQRVEGIALLETEIGQILVYGDRRPYLVALVVADKDYSAEFAKRHGLENTPAVLRENEEFRDLMANAMKRVNAGLSNIERIRRYHLMPTPFTVDNGMMTPTLKLRRPIIISRFQETIENLYNTGK, encoded by the coding sequence ATGACCCAGGAAACGATCGCCGAAAATCTCGTCAAGACCTTCCACAACGTGGTTTCGGCGGAGGGAGATCGACCATTTCTGTGGAGCAAGAAGAACGGCAGCTATCAAGCCCATTCATGGATCGAAGTCGAGCGCGAGGTTTCGCTGGTTGCCAATGCCCTGTTCGCACTGGGCCTTTCCGTGGGCGACCGCGTCCTGCTCGTATCCGAGAACCGGCCCGAGTGGTTCATCTCCGACATGGCCGTGCTCACGGCAGGCGGCATCACGGTACCCGCCTACACAACCAACACGATCAACGACCATCGGTTTCTGCTGGACCACAGCGGCGCATCCATCGCGATCTGCTCATCCGGTACTCCGGCACAAAGGCTCCTGCAGGCCCTGAAAGGGCATGGTTCGCTCAAGGCCCTGCTTTTCATGGATGACATCGGCGTTCGGCCGGAGCTGCCGTTTCCCGTCCTGACGTGGACGGAAGTAGCGGAACTGGGTCGTCAAGGTCCCGGAATCGATCGCAGCGACGAGATCGGCCAGGATGATCTGGCCTGCTTCATCTACACGTCCGGGACCGGTGGCCAACCGAAGGGCGTGATGCTGAGCCACGGGAACATTCTTGCCAATGTGCGTGGCGCACGCGAACTGCTCAAGCTCGTCGATGTCGGCGACAAGGACGTATTCCTCAGCTTCCTGCCGCTTTCGCACTCCTACGAGCACACCGCCGGCCAGTTCTTCCCGATGGCCGTCGGCGCACAGATCTACTACGCCGAGAGTGTGGAATCTCTTTCCAGAAACCTCGCCGAGGCACGACCGACCATCCTGCCCTGTGTGCCGCGATTGTACGAAGTCCTTCGTGCCAAGATCCTGGCGGGCGTCCAGCGTCAGGGAGGTCTGCAGGAGAAGTTGTTCAACAGGACGCTTCTCCTCGGCAGCAAGCACTATCTGACCAATGGCAGGCTCAACCCGATGGAGACCGTGCTCAACTTGGTCCTTGACAGGCTCGTTCGCCGAAAGGTCCAGGAACGCTTCGGCGGCAGGCTCAAGGCCATGGTGTCGGGCGGCGCGCCATTGAACCACGAGGTCGGCATGTTCTTCGTCTCCCTCGGACTGCCCGTCCTGCAGGGCTACGGACAAACGGAGGCGTCGCCTGTCATCAGCGCCAATGTTCCCGGAAAGGCGAGAATCGACAGTGTCGGACCACCTCTCGACGGTGTCGAACTGAAGATCGCCGACGACGGCGAAATTCTCATTCGCGGTGCCAATGTCATGAAGGGGTATTGGCGCGATGAGGAAGCTACGGCATCAGCGATCGTCGACGGTTGGCTCCATACTGGCGATGTCGGAGAGTTCGACGATCAGGGGCGACTCAGGATCACCGATCGCAAGAAGGATATCATCGTCAATTCGGGCGGTGACAACATCTCGCCGCAGCGTGTCGAAGGTATCGCATTGCTGGAGACCGAAATCGGTCAGATTCTGGTCTATGGCGACCGGCGCCCCTATCTGGTTGCCCTCGTTGTCGCCGACAAGGACTATTCAGCCGAGTTCGCCAAACGGCACGGGCTGGAAAATACACCTGCGGTGCTTCGAGAAAATGAGGAATTTCGCGACCTGATGGCAAACGCCATGAAGCGTGTGAATGCCGGACTGTCCAACATAGAGAGAATTCGCCGCTATCACCTCATGCCCACACCGTTTACCGTCGACAATGGAATGATGACCCCGACTTTGAAACTTCGCAGACCGATCATTATCAGTCGTTTTCAAGAAACCATTGAAAATCTCTACAATACAGGAAAATAG
- a CDS encoding M3 family oligoendopeptidase: MHHFDQIPIRHGESVASRATDDDVPSWDLSDLYAGIDDPQIESDFEVSSSEADALRSEFCGRLADMDGAALARLVKGYEGIQQRLGRVYSFAQLAHSADRDNAGIGQFFQGVQERVNDISTRLLFVTLELNRIEDDRLSQVMQDADLAHYRPWIENVRSYRPHQLDDAIEKTLHEKSVVGRSAWIRLFDETMAGLRFSFDGEELGSAKIFDKLSSRDRAERERAAASIGTTLGKNIRLFARITNTLAKDKQIEDNWRSFAEPISSRNLANQVEDEVVEALISATRDAYPRISHRYYELKRRWMGLDRMQHWDRNAPLPDDDDRRIAFADAKVVVLDAYRTFSPTLADMVAKFFDRRWIDADVRTSKDSGAFCHPTVPGVHPYVLMNFQGRNRDVMTLAHELGHGVHQILAAGQGPLMSHTPLTLAETASVFGEQLTFRAILSQEKDAGRRRLLLASKIEDMINTVVRQIAFCCFERSVHAARRKAELTTEELGEIWMDVQRESLGPAFDFDPGYSVYWSYIPHFIHSPFYVYAYAFGDCLVNALYAVYQQQPEGFEARYLDLLRAGGTMRHKELLAPFGLDASAPDFWAKGLGIIEGLIVELEAELGYAA, encoded by the coding sequence ATGCATCATTTCGACCAAATTCCGATACGGCATGGCGAAAGTGTGGCCTCAAGGGCAACCGATGATGACGTTCCAAGCTGGGATCTCAGCGATCTCTACGCCGGAATCGACGATCCGCAGATCGAATCGGATTTTGAGGTTTCGTCGAGCGAAGCCGATGCCCTTCGGTCCGAGTTCTGCGGCAGGCTCGCCGACATGGATGGGGCGGCACTCGCGCGGCTCGTCAAGGGGTATGAGGGGATCCAGCAGCGGCTGGGCCGGGTCTACAGCTTCGCCCAGCTTGCCCATAGTGCCGATCGGGACAATGCCGGCATCGGTCAGTTTTTTCAGGGCGTGCAGGAACGGGTCAACGACATTTCGACACGGTTGCTGTTCGTCACTCTGGAATTGAACCGGATCGAGGATGATCGCCTGTCTCAGGTCATGCAAGATGCCGACCTCGCGCACTATCGTCCGTGGATCGAGAACGTCCGTTCCTATCGTCCCCATCAACTCGATGACGCGATCGAAAAGACGCTGCATGAAAAATCGGTGGTCGGCCGGAGCGCATGGATCCGGTTGTTCGACGAAACCATGGCCGGTCTGAGATTTTCCTTCGATGGGGAAGAGCTTGGTAGCGCGAAGATCTTTGACAAGCTGTCATCGAGGGATCGGGCCGAGCGCGAACGGGCGGCTGCGAGCATCGGCACGACTCTGGGCAAGAATATCCGGCTTTTCGCCCGCATCACCAACACGCTCGCCAAGGACAAGCAGATCGAGGACAACTGGCGGTCGTTTGCCGAACCGATATCATCGCGGAACCTCGCCAACCAGGTCGAGGACGAGGTGGTCGAGGCGTTGATTTCCGCGACCCGCGATGCCTATCCGCGCATTTCCCATCGCTACTACGAACTCAAGCGGCGCTGGATGGGGCTGGATCGCATGCAGCACTGGGATCGCAATGCACCGCTTCCGGACGATGACGACCGGCGCATCGCCTTCGCGGATGCGAAGGTGGTGGTGCTCGATGCCTACCGCACGTTTTCGCCCACCCTTGCCGACATGGTTGCGAAATTCTTCGACCGGCGATGGATCGATGCGGATGTAAGGACCAGCAAGGATAGCGGTGCCTTCTGTCACCCTACTGTTCCCGGCGTCCACCCCTATGTGCTGATGAACTTCCAGGGGCGAAACCGCGATGTCATGACCCTCGCGCATGAACTCGGGCATGGCGTGCACCAGATCCTTGCCGCCGGACAGGGGCCGCTGATGTCGCATACGCCGCTCACCCTTGCCGAGACAGCGTCCGTCTTTGGTGAACAGCTTACCTTCCGGGCCATTCTCTCCCAGGAAAAGGATGCCGGTCGGCGTCGATTGCTGCTGGCCAGCAAGATCGAGGACATGATCAACACGGTCGTGCGACAGATCGCATTCTGCTGCTTCGAGCGTTCCGTTCATGCTGCGCGTCGCAAGGCGGAGCTGACGACCGAAGAACTCGGCGAGATCTGGATGGATGTGCAGCGGGAAAGTCTTGGACCGGCATTTGACTTCGATCCGGGATATTCCGTCTACTGGAGCTATATTCCGCACTTCATCCACTCACCATTCTACGTCTATGCCTACGCGTTCGGCGATTGCCTGGTGAATGCGCTGTACGCCGTCTACCAGCAGCAGCCCGAGGGATTTGAAGCCCGGTATCTCGATCTGTTGCGCGCGGGCGGTACCATGCGCCACAAGGAATTGCTCGCACCCTTCGGCCTCGACGCGTCAGCTCCGGATTTCTGGGCGAAGGGGCTGGGCATCATCGAAGGGCTCATTGTCGAGCTGGAAGCAGAACTTGGATATGCAGCTTGA
- a CDS encoding AarF/ABC1/UbiB kinase family protein, whose product MRRYANVGSTFAGEAARLAGRRVLGRNVDRGSHASHLREALGGLKGPLMKVAQMMATIPDALPAEYAAELAQLQSNAPPMGKPFVRRRMESELGRDWQSRFRSFPLEPAAAASLGQVHKATLRDGREVAAKLQYPDIAAAVDADLSQLRLIFSLYRRYDRAINPEHIYEEIAERLREELDYRREARHIASYRQMLANIADLHVPEVVGELSTGRLLTMEWLDGRKLFDFRDHSLEDRNRLALNMFRAWYTPFYHYGVIHGDPHLGNYTVRDDLGINLLDFGCIRIFPPTFVKGVIDLYWAVARGDRDLAVHAYESWGFRQLDNTLIEVLNEWASFLYAPLLEDRSRLIDESRTGRQGREVAGRVHRRLREIGGVTPPREFVFMDRAAIGLGSVFMHLNAEINWYQLFMELITDFDVADLAGRQRDVLKRAGLDAP is encoded by the coding sequence ATGCGCCGTTATGCGAATGTCGGTAGCACGTTTGCCGGCGAGGCAGCTCGCCTTGCCGGCCGCCGTGTTCTTGGCCGGAACGTCGATCGTGGCAGCCATGCCAGCCACCTGCGCGAGGCGTTGGGAGGATTGAAAGGGCCATTGATGAAGGTCGCCCAGATGATGGCGACCATACCGGACGCGCTGCCCGCGGAGTATGCTGCGGAACTCGCCCAGTTGCAGAGCAATGCCCCGCCGATGGGCAAGCCGTTCGTCAGGCGGCGCATGGAAAGCGAACTGGGGAGGGACTGGCAGAGCCGCTTTCGTTCGTTTCCTCTCGAACCCGCCGCCGCGGCATCGCTCGGTCAGGTTCACAAGGCGACCCTCAGGGATGGTCGTGAGGTGGCCGCCAAGCTGCAATATCCGGACATCGCGGCCGCGGTCGATGCCGATCTCTCGCAGCTGCGGCTGATCTTCTCGCTCTACCGCCGCTACGACCGGGCCATCAATCCCGAACATATCTACGAGGAAATCGCCGAACGTCTGCGCGAGGAGCTCGACTACCGCCGTGAGGCCCGGCACATCGCGTCGTATCGCCAGATGCTGGCCAATATCGCGGATCTGCATGTTCCCGAGGTGGTCGGCGAGCTTTCCACCGGGCGATTGCTGACGATGGAATGGCTGGATGGACGCAAGTTGTTCGACTTTCGCGACCATTCCCTCGAAGATCGGAACAGGTTGGCGCTGAACATGTTCCGCGCATGGTATACGCCCTTTTACCATTATGGCGTGATTCATGGCGATCCACATCTGGGAAATTATACGGTTCGCGACGATCTCGGTATCAACCTTCTCGATTTCGGTTGCATCCGGATCTTTCCTCCGACCTTTGTCAAAGGTGTGATCGACCTCTACTGGGCCGTTGCTCGCGGCGATCGCGATCTCGCCGTGCATGCCTATGAAAGCTGGGGCTTCAGGCAACTCGATAACACGTTGATCGAGGTCCTCAACGAATGGGCATCGTTTCTGTATGCGCCCTTGCTTGAGGATCGTTCGCGATTGATCGACGAAAGCAGGACCGGTCGTCAGGGCCGCGAGGTGGCCGGACGGGTTCACCGGCGGTTGCGCGAGATCGGGGGTGTCACGCCGCCACGGGAGTTCGTGTTCATGGATCGGGCTGCCATCGGCCTTGGGTCGGTCTTCATGCATCTGAATGCCGAGATCAACTGGTATCAGCTGTTCATGGAACTGATCACCGACTTCGATGTTGCCGATCTCGCCGGGCGACAGCGCGATGTTCTGAAACGGGCTGGCCTTGATGCTCCGTAA
- a CDS encoding 30S ribosomal protein S21 — protein sequence MVEVQVRDNNVDQALRALKKKMQREGLYREMRMRRHYEKPSERRAREKAEAIRRYRKLLRKRAERDEL from the coding sequence ATCGTAGAGGTTCAGGTTCGCGACAATAATGTCGATCAGGCACTCCGGGCACTGAAGAAGAAGATGCAGCGTGAGGGCCTTTATCGCGAGATGCGCATGCGTCGTCACTACGAAAAGCCGTCAGAGCGCCGTGCTCGTGAAAAGGCCGAGGCAATCCGGCGTTATCGCAAGCTTCTCCGCAAGCGTGCGGAGCGTGACGAGCTCTAG
- the def gene encoding peptide deformylase, producing the protein MALLKIAKMGHPVLFERAQEVENPLDGDIQALIANMLDTLKDADGLGLAAPQVYASKRIIVVAGLNADHEPDDSEPLVLVNPVYDAVGDELVRGIEGCLSIPGIRGIVPRYGQLNYSALDGNGKPVSGSVGGLFARIIQHEVDHLDGVLFPARLENPVDMAFDSERGYLKERMSRGSKSHV; encoded by the coding sequence ATGGCGTTGCTGAAAATCGCTAAAATGGGACATCCGGTCCTGTTCGAGCGCGCGCAGGAAGTCGAAAATCCGCTCGATGGCGATATCCAGGCTCTCATCGCAAACATGCTCGACACGTTGAAGGACGCTGACGGTCTCGGGCTTGCGGCACCGCAGGTTTACGCGTCGAAGCGGATCATCGTCGTCGCGGGGCTGAACGCCGACCACGAGCCCGACGACAGCGAGCCGCTCGTCCTGGTCAATCCCGTATACGACGCCGTTGGTGACGAGCTCGTGCGCGGTATCGAGGGGTGCCTGTCCATACCCGGGATCCGCGGGATCGTTCCGCGATACGGGCAACTGAACTACAGCGCGCTGGATGGGAACGGGAAACCCGTATCCGGATCTGTAGGCGGCCTCTTCGCCCGCATCATCCAGCATGAGGTCGACCACCTCGACGGCGTCCTGTTCCCGGCACGCCTCGAAAATCCCGTCGATATGGCATTCGACAGCGAACGCGGCTATCTGAAGGAAAGAATGTCGAGAGGATCGAAAAGCCATGTCTGA
- a CDS encoding COQ9 family protein, with protein sequence MSDAIDERRELKDRIIEAALVNAAFDGWTRGGLVAAGRELEIDAPTVRRLFAGRGDAALDWLDDWLDRRMLSSVPAESLEAMPVRKRISSLVRARFEVVNGHEEAMRRAVLARGLGGNMIATARSTWRTADRIWAAAGFADKSTDGFSRYTRRSLLVGILVSTFLFWLEDKSIDHVDSWSFLDRRIDDALRIGKASASLKRFVPFAGRLPVPARRGA encoded by the coding sequence ATGTCTGATGCCATCGACGAACGGCGCGAACTCAAGGATCGGATCATCGAGGCAGCGCTCGTCAACGCCGCCTTCGACGGATGGACGCGAGGCGGTCTTGTCGCTGCGGGGAGGGAACTGGAGATCGACGCACCCACGGTCAGGCGGCTGTTCGCCGGCCGGGGGGATGCCGCTCTCGATTGGCTGGACGACTGGCTGGACCGGCGAATGCTGTCGTCGGTTCCAGCCGAGAGCCTCGAAGCCATGCCGGTGCGCAAGCGGATCTCGTCATTGGTGCGGGCGCGTTTCGAGGTCGTCAACGGCCATGAGGAGGCCATGCGGCGCGCGGTTCTGGCGCGCGGCCTCGGCGGAAACATGATTGCAACGGCCCGCTCGACCTGGCGAACCGCGGACCGCATATGGGCCGCCGCAGGATTCGCCGACAAGAGTACCGACGGTTTCAGCAGGTATACACGCCGGTCCCTGCTGGTCGGGATTCTGGTATCGACATTCCTCTTCTGGCTTGAAGACAAGTCCATCGACCATGTCGACAGCTGGTCTTTCCTCGATCGCCGGATCGACGACGCGCTCCGCATCGGCAAGGCCTCGGCCAGCCTCAAGCGGTTCGTGCCGTTTGCCGGTCGCCTGCCCGTTCCCGCGCGACGCGGTGCGTGA
- a CDS encoding flagellar basal body L-ring protein FlgH, translating to MNLSRFALSVLVSLFMVTATGCNTIDRLSNIGKAPELRPIEDPRAEPDYRPVSLPMPAPDPSVSAGANSLWREGARGFFRDQRARRIGDILTVSVTIADKANLSNETSRSRTNSDDLGLTNILGFETKLTQVLPDGARPDAMVSAESDMSNRGIGEVARSEDIDVNIAAIITQVLPNGNLVVQGSQEIRVNFEVREVMIAGIVRPEDVTPQNTISHEKIAELRVAYGGRGQITDVQQPRYGAQMLDVILPY from the coding sequence CGACCGGCTGCAATACCATCGACCGGCTTTCGAATATCGGCAAGGCGCCGGAATTGCGCCCGATCGAGGATCCGAGGGCCGAGCCGGACTACCGGCCCGTCTCGCTGCCCATGCCTGCTCCCGATCCATCCGTGAGCGCCGGCGCGAATTCGCTCTGGCGCGAAGGTGCCCGCGGATTTTTCCGTGACCAGCGTGCTCGCCGGATTGGCGATATTCTCACAGTGAGTGTCACTATCGCCGACAAGGCCAACCTGAGCAATGAAACCAGCCGCTCACGTACAAATAGCGACGATCTTGGTTTGACGAATATCCTCGGTTTTGAAACGAAATTGACCCAGGTCCTGCCGGACGGCGCCCGTCCCGATGCGATGGTCAGCGCCGAGAGCGACATGTCCAATCGCGGCATTGGCGAGGTAGCGCGTTCGGAGGATATCGACGTCAATATCGCCGCGATCATCACGCAGGTCCTGCCGAACGGCAATCTGGTGGTTCAGGGCAGCCAGGAGATCCGGGTCAATTTCGAGGTCCGCGAGGTCATGATCGCCGGTATCGTCCGGCCGGAAGATGTCACTCCGCAGAATACGATCAGCCACGAGAAGATTGCCGAACTGCGCGTGGCCTATGGCGGGCGCGGACAGATCACCGATGTCCAGCAACCCCGCTACGGCGCCCAGATGCTCGACGTCATCCTGCCCTATTGA